In Cellulomonas wangsupingiae, the genomic window CCCCGCGTCGGCCGACTCTGTCGTCCCGGGACCGGCCGCGGGCGACGACCGTCGACATCTGTGGACGCGCCGAGCGTGCGGAGGGCTGGGGACGGCTCGGCACGCGTCCGCGGCCGCGCGGGGCTCCCGCGTCCACAGGCGGGTGACGGCGCAACATGCCGGACACCCGGGCCCCCTACAGTCCCCGACCATGCTGCTCGACCCCGGTACCGGCCCCGTCCGCGCCGCCACCTACCTGCCGTCGACCCCCGGGAACGTCCTGTGGGGCCGGCTGCCCTGCGCCACGGACACGCCCGTCCTGTCGGTGGACCCCGGCACCGAGGTCACGATCGACACGCTGAGCCACGAGGGCCTGCTGGAGGACCAGGGCCGCGACCCGCGCGCGTTCTTCGGTGCGCACGGCCTGACCGACGTCCTGGCCGACGCGATCGCGCTCGCCGCGTCCGACCACCCCCACGATCCGCACGTCGACGGTCCTCACGTCGTCACCGGGCCCGTCGCGGTGCGCGGTGCCCGGCCCGGCGACGTCCTCGCGGTCACGGTCGTCGAGACCCTGCCGCGCGTCCCCTACGGGGTGATCTCGAACCGCCACGGCCGCGGTGCGCTGCCCGGCGAGATGCCCGAGGACGGCGCCGAGGTCGTCAGCGTCCTGGCCCGCCTGGACCAGCGCGGGACGCGGGCCGTGATGCCCCGGGCGGCGGGCAGCGACCGCACCGTGTCGTTCCCCCTGGCGCCGTTCCCGGGGATCGTGGGCGTCGCCGTCGCGGGCGACGAGCGACCGCACTCCGTGCCACCGGGAGCGCACGGCGGCAACCTCGACATCAACCTGCTGCAGGCCGGCGCGACGCTGTACCTGCCGGTGCAGGTGGACGACGCGCTCGCGTACGTCGGCGACCCGCACTTCGCGCAGGGGGACGGGGAGGTGGCGCTGACGGCGCTGGAGGCGTCGCTGCGGGTCACGTTGCGGTTCGACCTGCTCCCCCGTCCCGACGCCGTCGCAGAGCTCGGTCCCCTGACCGGGCCGCTGCTGCGCACGGCCGAGCACCTCGTCCCCACGGGCCTCGACGCGGACCTCGACGAGGCGCTGCGCAAGTGCGTGCGCGCCGCGCTGGACCTGCTGCAGGCGCGGTTCGGCATGGACCGGGCCCACGCGCTCGCGTACCTGTCGGCCGCCACGGACTTCGACGTGTCCCAGGTGGTCGACCGGGTGACGGGCGTCCACGCGCGGATCCGGCTGGCCGACCTCGAGGAGCCGGAGGGGACGCGCGCATGAGGACCGACCCCCCGCCCGGCCTGCTCGCGGCCGTCCGCGCCTACGAGCGGGCCCTCGGCACGGACGACCTGGACGCCCTCGACCGGCTGTTCGCCCCCGGCCCGCAGACGCTGCGGGGCGACGCGGGCGGTCTGCTGGTCGGGCACGACGAGATCGCGGCCTTCCGCGGGGCGCGCGGCGGGGCGCCGGAGCGTCGGCTCGTGGAGGTGCACGTGCGCACGGCCGACGACGACCACGCGCTGGTCGTCGCGGTGACCGAGCTGCTGCGCGGCGGCCGGGGTCAGCAGACCCAGCTGTGGGAGCGCACCGCCGAGGGCTGGGTGGTGGCGGCCGCGCACGTGCACGCGCCGGCGCCGGCGTTCGACCCCCGGGTGTGGCGCGTCCTCGGCGACCCCCTCGTCACGGGCAGCGCCGACGGCCCGCTGGCGCGGCGCACCGTCGCGGTCAAGGACCTCTACGCGGTGGCCGGTCAGCGCGTCGGTGTCGGCAACCCGACGTGGCTCGACGGGGCGGACGTCGAGCCGGCGCACGCCCCCGCGGTCGCGCGCCTCCTGACGGCGGGGGCCGACGTGCGCGGCATCGCACGCACCGACGAGCTCGCGTACTCCCTCGCGGGCACCAACACGCACACCGGCGCCCCGCCCAACCCCCGGGCGCCCGGCCGGGTGCCCGGGGGGTCGTCCTCGGGCTCCGCCGCAGCCGTGGCGCTGGGGCAGGCGGACGTCGGGCTGGGCACCGACACCGGCGGGTCCGTCCGCGTCCCGGCGTCGTACCAGGGCCTGTACGGGGTGCGCACGACGCACGGAGCCGTGCCCACGACCGGTGTGGTGCCCCTCGCTCCGTCGTTCGACACGGTCGGCTGGCTGACGCGCGACGCCGACCTCCTGGCCGCCGTCGGCGACGTGCTCCTCCCGCCCGACCTCGCCGCCGGCACCTGGTCGCCCCGCCTCCTCGTCAGCCCTGACCTGCTGGCGCTCGCGCAGGACGACGTCGCCGCGCGGGTGGGCGCCTTCGCCGCCGCCGCCGGGGCGACGGCGAGCGACGCGTGGCGGACCGTCGACGTCGACGCGTGGGCCGAGGTGTTCCGCGTGCGGCAGGCGTGGGAGGCGTGGCGGGCGCACGGCGCCTGGGTGCGCGCGCACCCGGGCGCCCTGGGGTCCGACGTCGCCGGCCGGTTCGCCGTGGCGTCCCGCGTCGACGACGCCACGGGCGGGGCCGCCGGCGAGCGCCGGGACGCGATCCGCGCGCAGGTGCTCGACCTCCTCGGCGACGACGTGCTCGTCGTCCCGGCCGCCGCGTCGGTCGCCCCGCGGCCGGTCCCGGCCGAGCTGGAGGCCGTGCGCGCCGCCACCCTGCGCCTGACGTGCGTCGCGGGTCTCGGCGGCCTGCCGGCCGTCGTCCTGCCCACGCGCCACGAGGCCGGGTCGACCTCTCACGCACCGGAGGGCGGGGCGCTGCCCGAGCCGGGGCGACGGGCACCGTTCCCCGTGGGCGCCTGCCTCCTGGCCGCACCCGGCCGGGACCGCGCGCTGCTCGCCCTGGCGCGCGAGCTCGCCGCCAGGCTGTGACCCGCGCCCGCGCGACGCGACGTCGCGGACGCCGGCCCCCGACCACCGGGTGCGCACATGTTCACGCTGCTGAAACAACCGTTTCCCTCGGTGACACATCGCCCGCCTACGGTCGGCCGCAGGTGAGAGGACACGTGGATGCTGCTGGAGGAGTTCGACACGCTGCCGTCCGCGGACGCGCAGGCGCTCGTGCGGGCGTGCGCCGACGTGCCGTGGTGGGCCGACGCGGTCGTGGCGGGGCGCCCGTACCGGTCGGTCGCGGCGCTGCGGGAGCACGCCGCGCAGCAGGCGCTGGCCTGGTCGCACGCGGACGTGGAGCGGGCGCTGGCCGACCACCCGCGCATCGGTGAGCGGCACCGGTCGGCCGGGCGCTCGGCCGCGATGTCGGCACGCGAGCAGTCGGGGGTCGAGGCGTCTGACGCGGACGTGGCCGCCCGCCTGGCCGACGGCAACGCGCGGTACGAGGAGCGGTTCGGCCGCGTCTACCTCGTGCGTGCCGCCGGCCGCAGCAGCGCCGAGATCCTCGCGCTGCTCGAGCAGCGCCTGACGCACGACGACCTGACCGAGGCGGAGGTCACGGCCCAGCAGCTGCGCGAGATCGCCGCGCTGCGCCTGACGGGCCTGGTCACGGCCGCGGCCGTCGACGGCGTCCACGCGCGCGCCACGGAGCCCGTCGCATGACCACCTGCTCGACCCACGTGCTCGACGCGGTGGCCGGCCGGCCCGCCGTCGGCCTGGACGTCACGCTCCTGGACGCAGAGGGCACGGTCCTCGAGAGCCGTCGCACCGACGACGACGGTCGCGTGCGCTGGGCCGCCACGCTCGCGACGGGCACGTACGTCCTGCGCTACGCCACGGCCGCCTGGTTCGCGGCCGCGGGGGTCGCGACGGTGCACGCGGCGGTCCACCTCGAGGTCCTCGTCGACGACGCCGAGCCGCACTACCACCTGGCTCTGCTGCTGAGCCCGTTCGCCTGCACGACGTACCGAGGGAGCTGACGTATGGCCGTGGGAGAGGTCGTGCTGGGATCGAACCAGTACGGGAAGGCCGAGGTGCGGCTCGTGCGGGTCACGCGCGACACCCCGGTGCACGAGATCGAGGACCTCACGGTCACCACGCAGCTGCGCGGCGACTTCGCGGCCTGCCACACCACCGGCGACAACGCCCAGGTCGTCGCCACGGACACGCAGAAGAACACCGTGTACGCGTTCGCCCGGCAGTTCGGCGTCGGGTCGCCCGAGCGGTTCCTGCTGCGGCTGGCACGTCACTTCGTCGACGGGTTCGACCAGGTGACGGGTGGGCGGTTCGCGGCCGACGTGCACGCGTGGGACCGCATCGCGGTGGACGGCGAGCCGCACGACCACGCGTTCGTCCGCACGGGCCGCGAGACGCGCCGCACGGTCGTGCAGGTCGACGGCGACGACGTCCACGTGGTCTCGGGCTTCACGGGGGCGACGGTGCTGAAGTCGACGGGCTCGGAGTTCTGGGGCTTCCCGCGCGACGCGTACACGACGCTGCCGGAGACCAAGGACCGCGTCCTGGCGACCTCGGTGACCGCGTGGTGGCGGTGGGCGGACCCGGACGTGGACTTCGAGGCCCGCTACCCCGTGGTGCGCGACCTGCTGCTGGCGACGTTCGCGCAGGTGCACTCGCTGGCGCTGCAGCACACGATCTTCGAGATGGGCAGGGCCGTCCTGGAGGCGTGCGACGACGTGGCCGAGGTGCGGCTGTCGTGCCCCAACAAGCACCACTTCCTCGTCGACCTCGAGCCCTTCGGCCTGGACAACCCGAACGAGGTCTTCTACGCCGCCGACCGTCCCTACGGCCTCATCGAGGCCGACGTGCGACGCGAGGGCGATCCGCCGGTGCCGCACGTGTGGGCGTCCGTGCCCGGGTTCGTCTGAGGCGGCCTCGATGACGACGACGGCCCCGGCCGGCCGGCCGGCGACGAGCAGCCCCGCGCCCGGTGACCTGGTCGCCGCGGTCCGCGGGCGCCAGGTGCTCGTCGACGGGGCGCTGCGCCCCGCGACCCTGCGCGTCGTCGACGGCCGGGTGTCGGCCGTCGACGCGTACGACGCACCCGTCGAGGGCCCGGTGCTCACCGCCCCCGACCACGCGTACGTCCTGCCGGGCGTCGTGGACACGCACGTGCACGTCAACGAGCCGGGCCGCACGGCGTGGGAGGGGTTCGCGTCGGCCACGCGGGCGGCGGCGCTCGGCGGGGTCACGACGCTCGTCGACATGCCGCTCAACAGCATCCCTCCGACGACGACCACGGCCGGCCTGGCCGCCAAGCGCCGCGCGACGACCGGGCAGCTGTCGGTGGACGTGGCCCTGTGGGGCGGTGCCGTGCCCGGCAACCTCGACGACCTGCGTCCGTTGTGGGACGCGGGCGTCATGGGCTTCAAGTGCTTCCTGTCGCCGTCGGGCGTCGACGAGTTCCCGCCGCTCGGCCCCGCCGGCTTCGAGGCGGCCCTGCGGACGGTGGCGGCGTTCGACGGGCTGGTCATCGTCCACGCCGAGGACCCGACCGTGCTCGCGGGCGCCCCGGTGCGGCCGGGCGGGTCGTACCGGGACTTCGTCGCGTCGCGTCCGCACGAGGCCGAGACGGCCGCGATCGCCCGCGTCGTCGCCGGTGCGCGCGCGACCGGCTGCCGCGTGCACGTCCTGCACCTGTCGAGCGCCCGCGCGCTGGACCTGCTCGCCGACGCGCGCGCCGAGGGTCTGCCGGTGACGGTCGAGACGTGCCCGCACTACCTGACCTTCGACGCCGGGGCGATCCCCGACGCGTCTCCGGCGCACAAGTGCTGCCCGCCGATCCGCGACGCGGGCAACCGTGAGGCGCTGTGGGACGGCCTGCGCGCGGGTGTCATCGACGTCGTCGTCACCGACCACTCCCCCGCGACGGCGCAGGAGAAGCTGCGCGGCGACGGGGACCTGCAGCAGGCGTGGGGTGGGGTCGCGGGCCTGCAGGTCGGGTTCCAGGCGGTCGCGCACGGCGCCGCGGCCCGCGGCATCGAGATCGCGCAGGTCAGCCGGTGGATGTCGACGTCCACGGCGGACCTCGTCGGGCTCGGCCACAAGGGCCGGCTGGCACCCGGCGCGGACGCGGACGTGCTGGTGCTCGACCCGCGCACCCCGTGGCACGTCGACGCCCGCACGCTGGCCCACCGGAACCCGATCAGCGCGTACGACGGCGTCGAGCTGTCCGCCTCGGTCGCCGCCACGGTGCTGCGGGGGCGGGTCGTCGTGCGGGACGGTGCCGTGACCGCCGGGACCGGCCGGCTGCTGAGGCGCGCGTGACCCAGGGCGCACCTGGCCGAA contains:
- a CDS encoding acetamidase/formamidase family protein: MLLDPGTGPVRAATYLPSTPGNVLWGRLPCATDTPVLSVDPGTEVTIDTLSHEGLLEDQGRDPRAFFGAHGLTDVLADAIALAASDHPHDPHVDGPHVVTGPVAVRGARPGDVLAVTVVETLPRVPYGVISNRHGRGALPGEMPEDGAEVVSVLARLDQRGTRAVMPRAAGSDRTVSFPLAPFPGIVGVAVAGDERPHSVPPGAHGGNLDINLLQAGATLYLPVQVDDALAYVGDPHFAQGDGEVALTALEASLRVTLRFDLLPRPDAVAELGPLTGPLLRTAEHLVPTGLDADLDEALRKCVRAALDLLQARFGMDRAHALAYLSAATDFDVSQVVDRVTGVHARIRLADLEEPEGTRA
- a CDS encoding AtzH-like domain-containing protein; its protein translation is MRTDPPPGLLAAVRAYERALGTDDLDALDRLFAPGPQTLRGDAGGLLVGHDEIAAFRGARGGAPERRLVEVHVRTADDDHALVVAVTELLRGGRGQQTQLWERTAEGWVVAAAHVHAPAPAFDPRVWRVLGDPLVTGSADGPLARRTVAVKDLYAVAGQRVGVGNPTWLDGADVEPAHAPAVARLLTAGADVRGIARTDELAYSLAGTNTHTGAPPNPRAPGRVPGGSSSGSAAAVALGQADVGLGTDTGGSVRVPASYQGLYGVRTTHGAVPTTGVVPLAPSFDTVGWLTRDADLLAAVGDVLLPPDLAAGTWSPRLLVSPDLLALAQDDVAARVGAFAAAAGATASDAWRTVDVDAWAEVFRVRQAWEAWRAHGAWVRAHPGALGSDVAGRFAVASRVDDATGGAAGERRDAIRAQVLDLLGDDVLVVPAAASVAPRPVPAELEAVRAATLRLTCVAGLGGLPAVVLPTRHEAGSTSHAPEGGALPEPGRRAPFPVGACLLAAPGRDRALLALARELAARL
- the uraD gene encoding 2-oxo-4-hydroxy-4-carboxy-5-ureidoimidazoline decarboxylase, with translation MLLEEFDTLPSADAQALVRACADVPWWADAVVAGRPYRSVAALREHAAQQALAWSHADVERALADHPRIGERHRSAGRSAAMSAREQSGVEASDADVAARLADGNARYEERFGRVYLVRAAGRSSAEILALLEQRLTHDDLTEAEVTAQQLREIAALRLTGLVTAAAVDGVHARATEPVA
- the uraH gene encoding hydroxyisourate hydrolase; this translates as MTTCSTHVLDAVAGRPAVGLDVTLLDAEGTVLESRRTDDDGRVRWAATLATGTYVLRYATAAWFAAAGVATVHAAVHLEVLVDDAEPHYHLALLLSPFACTTYRGS
- the pucL gene encoding factor-independent urate hydroxylase; translated protein: MAVGEVVLGSNQYGKAEVRLVRVTRDTPVHEIEDLTVTTQLRGDFAACHTTGDNAQVVATDTQKNTVYAFARQFGVGSPERFLLRLARHFVDGFDQVTGGRFAADVHAWDRIAVDGEPHDHAFVRTGRETRRTVVQVDGDDVHVVSGFTGATVLKSTGSEFWGFPRDAYTTLPETKDRVLATSVTAWWRWADPDVDFEARYPVVRDLLLATFAQVHSLALQHTIFEMGRAVLEACDDVAEVRLSCPNKHHFLVDLEPFGLDNPNEVFYAADRPYGLIEADVRREGDPPVPHVWASVPGFV
- the allB gene encoding allantoinase AllB; protein product: MTTTAPAGRPATSSPAPGDLVAAVRGRQVLVDGALRPATLRVVDGRVSAVDAYDAPVEGPVLTAPDHAYVLPGVVDTHVHVNEPGRTAWEGFASATRAAALGGVTTLVDMPLNSIPPTTTTAGLAAKRRATTGQLSVDVALWGGAVPGNLDDLRPLWDAGVMGFKCFLSPSGVDEFPPLGPAGFEAALRTVAAFDGLVIVHAEDPTVLAGAPVRPGGSYRDFVASRPHEAETAAIARVVAGARATGCRVHVLHLSSARALDLLADARAEGLPVTVETCPHYLTFDAGAIPDASPAHKCCPPIRDAGNREALWDGLRAGVIDVVVTDHSPATAQEKLRGDGDLQQAWGGVAGLQVGFQAVAHGAAARGIEIAQVSRWMSTSTADLVGLGHKGRLAPGADADVLVLDPRTPWHVDARTLAHRNPISAYDGVELSASVAATVLRGRVVVRDGAVTAGTGRLLRRA